Proteins co-encoded in one Campylobacter concisus genomic window:
- a CDS encoding TerB family tellurite resistance protein, which yields MSGVLFLLILGGAIFLFMNVQIGSNRKKQADVDEAKFLVSLLAKVAKSDGRVSELEARLITQVLDDLSQKVSGVSGVREYLKEVYNSQKENVDNAYETARNYKRAFNLNYDICVARLTFFLNLAYIDGEFNASEQAVIRNIAYGFGIDKDTLDEIILKFDNFYSSRFKTNSNTGIEKNDPFEVLGLSKSANFDEVKLRYKELVRQYHPDILMGRGESKEVIERSTKKLQEINEAYGRLKEKFGA from the coding sequence ATGTCTGGAGTCCTGTTTTTACTGATATTAGGCGGTGCGATATTTCTCTTTATGAATGTCCAAATAGGTAGTAACCGCAAGAAACAAGCAGATGTAGATGAGGCTAAATTTCTAGTCTCACTGCTTGCAAAAGTAGCTAAAAGTGACGGCAGAGTTAGCGAGCTAGAGGCTAGGCTGATCACTCAAGTGCTAGATGATCTAAGCCAGAAAGTTAGTGGCGTTAGCGGTGTGCGTGAGTATCTAAAAGAGGTCTATAATAGTCAAAAAGAAAATGTAGATAACGCCTACGAAACCGCCAGAAACTATAAGCGTGCGTTTAATCTAAACTACGATATTTGTGTCGCCAGACTCACATTTTTTCTAAATTTAGCTTATATTGATGGTGAGTTTAATGCAAGCGAGCAAGCTGTCATTAGAAATATCGCTTATGGATTTGGCATTGACAAAGATACGCTTGATGAGATTATCTTAAAATTTGATAATTTTTATAGTTCAAGATTTAAAACAAATTCTAATACCGGTATAGAAAAAAACGATCCATTTGAGGTTTTAGGACTTAGTAAGAGTGCAAATTTTGATGAGGTAAAGCTTCGTTATAAAGAGCTTGTTAGACAGTATCATCCCGATATTTTGATGGGTAGGGGAGAGAGTAAAGAGGTTATAGAGCGCTCAACTAAGAAGCTTCAGGAGATAAACGAGGCTTATGGGCGATTAAAAGAGAAATTTGGAGCTTAG